The proteins below come from a single Streptomyces sp. B3I8 genomic window:
- a CDS encoding FxsB family cyclophane-forming radical SAM/SPASM peptide maturase — protein sequence MTAATGSFRQFVIKVHSRCDLRCDHCYVYRGPDQSWRGRPVTMSEETFRLAAARIAEHAAAHHLRRVHVVLHGGEPLLAGRERLRGFARTLRSALRGTADLDLRMQTNGLLLDDAFCAMLVEESVITSVSLDGDEAAHDRHRVRADGSGSYGDVVRAVRCLNAPAHRRVFGGLLCTVDVANDPVAVYRALAALDPPAIDFLLPHANWDRPPPRPHGATDYADWLIAVHDRWAADGRPVSIRMFESISRLTDGGTSFTEALGTDGTDLLVLETDGAVEQADWLKTAYPGAPETGLHLATHRLEEAAVHPGIKARRTGTDGLSAACRSCRVVAVCGGGLYGHRYRSANGFDAPSVYCADLLKLIDHVRAAERSPTGTDPATGTDPAPVTAPATGTPGNRHSLAWSRFDALAAGLSTADDVRELAAAQRSRRTTALAAAARTAARRPDASAAGWRAVAALPAEARRLLLADPHLRGWALAHARLERLAGGRPAEAALSATARTRGRLTLPVPPRRGPDGTGIHFPGIGRLLLPEDDRTPGPGGTVTVETADGRIAVAGRVLGRDPLPDGMRWQPLRRLTADGLRVVLDDLDPGRDCYGGNHQAQPRLTADQVRLWQHLFADAWRLIRDAYPAYAPGISAGLTTLIPLVPRTGEDISVTSLPTFGAIGLALPRTADDLALLLIHEFQHAKLWALYDMYAPFDPADTRRVPVPWRSEARPLPAALQGAYAHLAVADVWRLRALRARTGTERDAAAAAHAREVAAALRQNVLGLLDDILGSGPLSPYGLRLVRRLHAAATAFAP from the coding sequence GTGACCGCGGCGACGGGATCCTTCCGGCAGTTCGTGATCAAGGTGCACAGCCGCTGCGACCTGCGCTGCGACCATTGCTACGTCTATCGCGGCCCGGACCAGAGCTGGCGCGGGCGGCCGGTGACCATGTCGGAGGAGACCTTCCGGCTGGCCGCCGCCCGCATCGCCGAGCACGCGGCGGCGCACCATCTGCGCCGGGTCCATGTCGTCCTGCACGGGGGCGAGCCGCTGCTCGCGGGACGGGAGCGGCTGCGCGGCTTCGCCCGGACCCTGCGGTCCGCGCTGCGCGGCACAGCCGACCTCGACCTGCGGATGCAGACCAACGGACTGCTCCTGGACGACGCTTTCTGCGCGATGCTCGTCGAGGAATCCGTCATCACCAGCGTCTCGCTCGACGGTGACGAGGCCGCCCACGACCGGCACCGCGTCCGCGCCGACGGCTCCGGCAGCTACGGGGACGTGGTGCGTGCCGTGAGGTGCCTCAACGCCCCCGCCCACCGGCGGGTTTTCGGTGGACTGCTCTGTACGGTCGACGTCGCGAACGACCCGGTGGCCGTCTACCGGGCCCTGGCCGCACTCGACCCGCCCGCCATCGACTTCCTGCTGCCGCACGCCAATTGGGACCGCCCGCCGCCCCGCCCGCACGGGGCGACCGACTACGCGGACTGGCTGATCGCCGTCCACGACCGGTGGGCAGCCGACGGAAGACCCGTCTCCATCCGGATGTTCGAGTCGATCAGCCGGCTCACCGACGGCGGCACCAGCTTCACCGAGGCGCTGGGAACGGACGGCACCGACCTGCTGGTCCTCGAGACCGACGGCGCCGTCGAACAGGCGGACTGGCTCAAGACCGCCTACCCGGGCGCCCCGGAGACCGGGCTGCACCTGGCCACCCACCGACTGGAGGAAGCCGCGGTCCACCCGGGCATCAAGGCCCGCCGCACCGGGACCGACGGCCTGAGCGCCGCCTGCCGTTCCTGCCGCGTGGTGGCGGTCTGCGGCGGCGGCCTGTACGGGCACCGCTACCGTTCGGCCAACGGCTTCGACGCGCCCTCTGTGTACTGCGCCGACCTCCTCAAGCTCATCGACCACGTGCGAGCCGCCGAGAGAAGTCCCACCGGCACGGACCCCGCCACCGGTACGGACCCCGCCCCGGTCACGGCCCCCGCCACCGGCACTCCCGGGAACCGGCACAGTCTCGCCTGGTCCCGCTTCGACGCCCTGGCCGCCGGTCTGAGCACCGCCGACGACGTACGCGAACTGGCCGCCGCGCAGCGCAGCCGGCGCACCACCGCGCTCGCCGCCGCCGCGCGGACCGCCGCACGGCGTCCCGACGCCTCGGCGGCAGGCTGGAGGGCGGTCGCCGCACTGCCCGCCGAGGCCCGCCGACTGCTGCTCGCCGACCCCCATCTGCGGGGGTGGGCCCTCGCCCACGCCCGCCTGGAACGGCTCGCGGGCGGCCGCCCAGCCGAGGCCGCGCTCTCCGCCACCGCGCGCACCCGCGGCCGGCTCACCCTCCCCGTGCCGCCGCGCCGCGGTCCGGACGGCACCGGCATCCACTTCCCCGGCATCGGCCGGCTGCTCCTGCCCGAGGACGACCGCACGCCGGGCCCGGGCGGGACGGTGACCGTCGAGACGGCGGACGGCCGTATCGCCGTCGCCGGACGGGTACTCGGACGTGATCCGCTGCCGGACGGCATGCGCTGGCAGCCGTTGCGCCGTCTCACCGCGGACGGCCTCCGGGTGGTCCTGGACGACCTCGATCCAGGGCGCGACTGCTACGGCGGGAACCATCAGGCCCAGCCACGCCTGACCGCCGATCAGGTACGACTCTGGCAGCACCTGTTCGCCGACGCCTGGCGGCTGATCCGGGATGCCTATCCGGCCTATGCGCCCGGCATCTCCGCCGGCCTCACCACGCTGATCCCCCTGGTTCCCCGGACCGGTGAGGACATCAGCGTCACCTCACTGCCGACCTTCGGCGCGATCGGCCTGGCACTGCCCCGGACCGCCGACGATCTGGCCCTGCTGCTGATCCACGAGTTCCAGCACGCCAAACTGTGGGCGCTGTACGACATGTACGCCCCCTTCGACCCCGCCGACACCCGGCGCGTCCCCGTTCCCTGGCGTTCCGAGGCGCGCCCCCTGCCCGCCGCCCTGCAGGGCGCCTACGCACACCTCGCCGTCGCCGACGTGTGGCGGCTGCGGGCCCTGCGCGCACGGACCGGGACGGAGCGGGACGCCGCGGCGGCGGCGCACGCGCGGGAAGTCGCCGCCGCCTTGCGGCAGAACGTGCTGGGGCTACTGGACGACATACTGGGCTCCGGCCCCCTCAGTCCGTACGGGCTGCGCCTGGTCCGCCGCCTGCACGCCGCCGCGACCGCGTTCGCACCATGA
- the fxsT gene encoding FxSxx-COOH system tetratricopeptide repeat protein — protein sequence MTGDEGRIITFYSYKGGTGRTMALANTAWILASAGHRVLVVDWDLDAPGLDRFFHPFLDEEKLRTTPGVLELVSRFSESLVQVRHTVAATHDSGPHLGHGSSHGSVEAVTVSGDDWGAEMLPLESCVLPVSWHFPDGGWLDYLPAGTKNKGYLTAFSQFDWKPFMDGPLATRFLERLKRAFGDRYDYVLVDSRTGLNDISDICTVNLPHTLVTCFTPSSQSIDGAVAVAERIEEMHRDRRIRILPVPMRVENAEADRLEAARGQFQYRFDRILRRHLPAGTQPDDYWGRVEIPYRPIYSYEETLAPFREAPGDPKSLLSAYERLAEVLSDGQVTRMARIDEALRRRTLERYTRHRPPRVSDVYVSFVPQDRSWALWAGAVLEEAGFKVHLAQEGTAEGGRHRQEIERVVESAPHTLVVLSEAYLRSSRFRTTWEAVYAAGGLEEDGRLVSMSVERLPLGSPFTDRLADLTRCDTGEAARDALLACFGRTFAPASREHYTGGERRMPRYPGAEPPVWSVPLRTASFTGRTALLERIRERLHEGDGRALLLKGLGGVGKTLLAREFAHRYKSDYDIAWHIQAEQRNLAVEQFAAMAGPLGVAERKNPTDTAKAVREALDRGEPYGSWLLILDNAVEAGNLPDFMVSGRSGHVLITSQRSEGWGRWADTLEVGVFEREESIAHLRGRLPDCGRADADQIAEALGDLPIAVEQAAAGIEQSKVSARAYLRELQSPATGAARTRGSGDDKVGDVTRVSGATWEFALGQLRLKFPQAVQLLQICAYFGPEPISMDLLEGAEVSRALGDSRTVARAYQELSRFSLVTVDRKIWGVQVHRLVQRAMRDSMTEQERQAARDVVYRTLIAARPSKDDPEDPNTWESYRVIWSHIGTPWAMSATEGGIRELLVDRVRQLRRRGELAQAMELSNRCVTTWTESGSPDDRWTLHMRFQIANILRAQGRYEESLALDREVLERQLATLRDPDDQHVLMTTSSVAADLRGLGRLSEALEHDRRTHQRYLEIYGEDHPRTLGAANNLAVSLRLSGEYYTARALDTRTLALREEILLHDHPLTIESAVNLGRDHRDCGDYAASVSLLRRAYDRCLRNPRLTQGSPTVLNTAKGLAGALRRTGRPAEAQELVEHVLKHGPEGEKGASPERLLVEMSLAGDLAAQGRRDDGLRLIRRVLDDLRDSLGEDHPQTVACSANYAVLLLGDIDTAAHPAGGDTATVEESARARTLLLRALEAFTALSGEHHPYTLICRVNLAAADAALGDREEARRGCQEAYDLLREALEPTHPSTLTCAGNLGLVLGLLGRPQEARSTLQAALSALAKRLGEDHPRVRALREERITCLELEPPPI from the coding sequence ATGACCGGCGACGAGGGCAGAATCATCACGTTCTACTCGTACAAGGGCGGTACGGGACGGACGATGGCGCTCGCCAACACGGCCTGGATCCTGGCCTCCGCGGGACACCGCGTGCTCGTCGTCGACTGGGACCTGGACGCTCCCGGCCTGGACCGCTTCTTCCACCCCTTCCTGGACGAGGAGAAACTGCGCACCACACCCGGCGTGCTGGAACTCGTCTCCCGCTTCAGCGAGTCCCTGGTCCAGGTCCGGCACACCGTCGCGGCGACACACGATTCCGGGCCCCACCTCGGCCACGGCTCCAGCCACGGCTCCGTCGAGGCCGTCACCGTCTCCGGCGACGACTGGGGTGCCGAGATGCTCCCCCTGGAGAGCTGTGTGCTGCCCGTCTCCTGGCACTTCCCGGACGGCGGCTGGCTCGACTACCTCCCGGCGGGGACGAAGAACAAGGGCTATCTGACCGCCTTCTCGCAGTTCGACTGGAAGCCGTTCATGGACGGCCCGCTTGCCACCCGCTTCCTGGAACGCCTCAAGCGCGCATTCGGCGACCGGTACGACTACGTCCTCGTCGACAGCCGTACGGGCCTGAACGACATCTCCGACATCTGCACCGTCAACCTGCCGCACACCCTCGTCACCTGCTTCACCCCCAGCAGCCAGAGCATCGACGGCGCGGTCGCGGTCGCCGAACGCATCGAGGAGATGCACCGCGACCGCCGCATCCGCATCCTGCCCGTCCCCATGCGCGTGGAGAACGCCGAGGCCGACCGGCTGGAGGCCGCCCGCGGCCAGTTCCAGTACCGCTTCGACCGCATCCTGCGCCGCCACCTCCCCGCCGGCACCCAGCCCGACGACTACTGGGGCCGGGTGGAGATCCCCTACCGGCCCATCTACTCCTACGAGGAGACCCTGGCCCCCTTCCGCGAGGCCCCCGGCGACCCCAAGAGCCTGCTCTCCGCCTACGAGCGGCTCGCCGAGGTCCTCTCCGACGGCCAGGTGACCCGGATGGCCCGGATCGACGAGGCGCTGCGCCGCCGTACCCTGGAGCGCTACACCCGCCACCGGCCGCCCCGTGTCTCCGACGTGTACGTCAGCTTCGTACCTCAGGACCGTAGTTGGGCGCTGTGGGCGGGCGCGGTCCTGGAGGAGGCCGGCTTCAAGGTCCACCTGGCGCAGGAGGGCACCGCCGAGGGCGGCCGGCACCGGCAGGAGATCGAGCGGGTCGTCGAGTCGGCCCCGCACACCCTCGTCGTACTCTCCGAGGCCTATCTGCGCTCCTCGCGCTTCCGTACGACCTGGGAGGCGGTCTACGCGGCCGGGGGCCTGGAGGAGGACGGCCGCCTGGTGTCCATGAGCGTCGAACGGCTGCCGCTCGGCAGCCCGTTCACCGACCGGCTCGCCGACCTGACCCGCTGTGACACCGGAGAGGCCGCCCGCGACGCCCTGCTGGCCTGTTTCGGCCGCACCTTCGCCCCCGCCTCCCGCGAGCACTACACCGGCGGCGAACGCCGGATGCCCCGCTACCCCGGAGCCGAACCCCCGGTGTGGTCCGTCCCGCTGCGCACCGCCTCCTTCACCGGCCGCACCGCATTACTGGAGCGGATCCGTGAGCGGCTCCACGAGGGGGACGGCAGGGCGCTGCTCCTCAAGGGCCTCGGCGGAGTCGGAAAGACGCTGCTCGCTCGCGAGTTCGCCCACCGTTACAAGAGCGACTACGACATCGCCTGGCACATCCAGGCCGAACAGCGCAACCTCGCCGTCGAACAGTTCGCGGCCATGGCCGGGCCGCTGGGCGTGGCCGAGCGGAAGAACCCCACCGACACCGCCAAAGCCGTCCGTGAAGCCCTCGACCGCGGCGAACCGTACGGCAGTTGGCTGCTGATCCTGGACAACGCGGTGGAGGCGGGCAATCTGCCCGACTTCATGGTCAGCGGCCGCAGCGGACACGTTCTGATCACCAGCCAGCGCTCGGAGGGCTGGGGGCGCTGGGCCGACACCCTCGAAGTCGGCGTGTTCGAACGCGAGGAGAGCATCGCCCATCTGCGCGGCCGGCTGCCCGACTGCGGCCGGGCCGACGCGGACCAGATCGCGGAGGCGCTCGGCGACCTGCCGATCGCGGTGGAACAGGCCGCCGCAGGCATCGAACAGTCCAAGGTCAGTGCCCGCGCCTACCTCCGCGAGCTGCAGTCCCCGGCCACCGGTGCCGCCCGCACCCGCGGTTCCGGTGACGACAAGGTCGGCGATGTCACCAGGGTCAGCGGCGCCACCTGGGAGTTCGCCCTCGGGCAATTGCGCCTCAAGTTCCCGCAGGCGGTGCAACTACTGCAGATCTGCGCCTACTTCGGCCCCGAGCCGATCTCCATGGACCTGCTGGAGGGCGCCGAGGTCTCCCGCGCGCTGGGTGACTCCCGCACCGTCGCCCGCGCCTACCAGGAACTCAGCCGCTTCTCCCTGGTCACCGTGGACCGCAAGATCTGGGGTGTCCAGGTGCACCGGCTGGTGCAGCGCGCCATGCGGGACAGCATGACCGAGCAGGAACGGCAGGCCGCGCGGGACGTCGTCTACCGCACTCTGATCGCGGCCCGCCCCAGCAAGGACGACCCCGAGGACCCCAACACCTGGGAGAGCTACCGGGTCATCTGGTCCCACATCGGCACTCCCTGGGCGATGAGCGCCACCGAGGGCGGCATCCGGGAACTCCTGGTCGACCGGGTACGGCAACTGCGCCGCCGGGGCGAGCTGGCACAGGCCATGGAGCTGAGCAACCGCTGTGTGACGACCTGGACGGAGAGCGGCTCCCCCGACGACCGCTGGACCCTCCACATGCGCTTCCAGATCGCCAACATCCTGCGCGCACAAGGCCGTTACGAAGAGTCGCTGGCCCTGGACCGGGAGGTCCTCGAACGTCAGCTCGCCACCCTGCGCGACCCCGACGACCAGCACGTCCTGATGACCACCAGCAGCGTCGCCGCCGACCTGCGCGGCCTGGGCCGGCTGTCCGAGGCGCTGGAGCACGACCGCCGCACCCACCAGCGCTATCTGGAGATCTACGGAGAGGACCACCCCCGCACCCTCGGCGCCGCCAACAATCTCGCCGTATCCCTGCGGCTGTCCGGCGAGTACTACACGGCCCGCGCCCTGGACACCAGGACCCTCGCCCTGCGTGAGGAGATCCTGCTGCACGACCATCCGCTGACCATCGAGTCCGCGGTGAACCTCGGACGCGACCACCGGGACTGCGGCGACTACGCGGCGTCCGTCAGCCTGCTGCGGCGCGCCTACGACCGCTGTCTGCGCAACCCCCGGCTCACCCAGGGCTCACCGACGGTGCTGAACACCGCCAAGGGCCTGGCCGGCGCGCTGCGCCGGACGGGCAGGCCGGCCGAGGCGCAGGAACTGGTCGAACACGTGCTCAAGCACGGGCCGGAGGGGGAGAAAGGGGCTTCCCCGGAACGGCTGCTGGTGGAGATGAGCCTGGCCGGCGACCTGGCCGCGCAGGGCCGCAGGGACGACGGACTGCGGCTGATCCGCAGGGTCCTCGACGACCTCCGGGACAGCCTCGGCGAGGACCATCCGCAGACGGTGGCGTGCTCGGCCAACTACGCGGTCCTGCTGCTGGGCGACATCGACACGGCCGCGCACCCGGCAGGCGGGGACACCGCGACCGTCGAGGAGTCGGCACGGGCGCGCACGCTGCTGCTGCGGGCGCTCGAAGCATTCACCGCGCTCAGCGGCGAGCACCACCCCTACACCCTGATCTGCCGCGTCAACCTGGCCGCAGCCGACGCGGCCCTCGGTGACCGGGAGGAGGCGCGCAGGGGCTGCCAGGAGGCGTACGACCTCCTCCGCGAGGCCCTGGAACCCACCCACCCCTCCACGCTCACCTGCGCGGGCAACCTGGGGCTGGTCCTGGGACTGCTCGGCCGGCCGCAGGAGGCGCGCAGCACCCTGCAGGCCGCCCTGTCCGCCCTGGCCAAGCGGCTCGGCGAGGACCACCCGCGGGTGCGGGCCCTGCGGGAGGAGCGGATCACCTGCCTGGAACTGGAGCCACCGCCGATCTGA
- a CDS encoding TIR-like protein FxsC has protein sequence MTDPAPGPAGTAGAPDPYVFFLSYARVPSTEDGAKAQNPDQDLVAFHRQLCGHIMQLTDHDGVRPPGFLDRRMGVGADWERRLKETLSDCQVFVPVYTYRYFTREWCGREWDAFARRQEEHGRSRPYTGNAIVPVLWVGPEHLKLPRVARRVQYEHPDLGAEYLTWGLYGLRAKGYHAKYHSAVWGIAQTIVKVAEQTRLAPCDIELFKELRNVFEEEQ, from the coding sequence ATGACTGATCCGGCTCCCGGGCCGGCCGGGACGGCCGGCGCGCCGGACCCGTACGTCTTCTTCCTCAGTTATGCCCGGGTGCCGTCCACCGAGGACGGGGCGAAGGCGCAGAACCCCGATCAGGACCTGGTCGCTTTCCATCGTCAACTGTGCGGACACATCATGCAGTTGACCGATCATGACGGAGTTCGCCCGCCAGGGTTCCTGGATCGCAGGATGGGCGTCGGCGCCGACTGGGAGCGGCGGCTGAAGGAGACCCTCAGTGACTGCCAGGTCTTCGTCCCCGTCTACACCTATCGCTATTTCACCCGTGAGTGGTGCGGCCGGGAGTGGGACGCTTTCGCCCGCCGCCAGGAGGAACACGGCCGCAGCCGCCCGTACACCGGCAACGCCATCGTCCCCGTGCTCTGGGTCGGGCCCGAGCACCTGAAACTGCCGCGCGTGGCCCGCCGCGTGCAGTACGAGCATCCCGACCTCGGCGCGGAATACCTCACGTGGGGGCTGTACGGGTTGCGCGCGAAGGGCTACCACGCCAAGTACCACAGCGCCGTGTGGGGCATCGCGCAGACGATCGTCAAGGTGGCCGAGCAGACCCGGTTGGCGCCCTGCGACATCGAGCTGTTCAAGGAGCTCAGGAACGTCTTCGAGGAGGAACAGTAG
- a CDS encoding MBL fold metallo-hydrolase, whose protein sequence is MASALRNEDIVRIGDDVHMVTGSDTNWVIVKDGDTAVLIDTGYPGDRERLYASLAAVGVAPGAVAAVLITHAHNDHLGSAEHLAVTHGTPVLMHQEEVPHARRDFLHQVTIGQVLGQAWRRGVAPWALRALRVGGTAHIPVSGPRAFAVGGPLDLPGAPVPVHSPGHTHGHCAYLLPGSGVLVSGDALVTAHPTSRVRGPQLLPGMFHTDRARALDSLSVFEAGETGETGETSGVVDADVLVPGHGPPHRGSVKAAVAAARERAEGRVR, encoded by the coding sequence ATGGCATCCGCCCTGCGGAACGAGGACATCGTCCGGATCGGCGACGACGTCCACATGGTCACGGGCAGCGACACCAACTGGGTGATCGTCAAGGACGGGGACACCGCCGTCCTGATCGACACCGGGTATCCCGGGGACCGCGAGCGGCTGTACGCCTCGCTGGCCGCGGTCGGGGTGGCGCCCGGGGCCGTGGCAGCCGTGCTGATCACGCACGCGCACAACGACCACCTCGGCTCCGCCGAGCACCTGGCCGTCACGCACGGCACGCCGGTGCTGATGCACCAGGAGGAAGTGCCGCACGCGCGCCGTGACTTCCTGCACCAGGTGACCATCGGTCAGGTGCTCGGCCAGGCCTGGCGGCGCGGGGTGGCGCCGTGGGCCCTGCGCGCGCTGCGGGTGGGAGGGACCGCGCACATCCCGGTTTCCGGTCCCCGCGCTTTCGCGGTGGGCGGCCCGCTGGACCTGCCCGGCGCCCCGGTGCCGGTGCACTCCCCCGGGCACACCCACGGGCACTGCGCCTATCTGCTGCCGGGCAGTGGCGTACTCGTCAGCGGGGACGCGCTCGTCACCGCGCACCCCACCTCCCGGGTGCGCGGGCCGCAGCTGCTGCCGGGCATGTTCCACACCGACCGGGCCCGCGCGCTGGACTCGCTGTCGGTGTTCGAAGCGGGAGAGACGGGAGAGACGGGAGAGACGAGCGGGGTGGTCGACGCGGACGTCCTCGTGCCCGGGCACGGTCCGCCGCACCGCGGCAGTGTGAAGGCCGCGGTGGCCGCGGCCCGTGAGCGGGCGGAGGGTCGTGTGCGCTGA
- a CDS encoding alpha/beta fold hydrolase, whose translation MVGSVEVPVREQGGPGRPRTLVYQTWGDEDAHPVFLLHGTPGSRLGPRPRTFDLHKLGVRLIAYDRPGYGDSDRAPGRTVADAAADVDAIARRLGLERYSVVGRSGGGPHALASAAINPGGRVASAAALVSTAPPDADGAELDWFADMSPSNVATYELLDRSAPDVAELGALLARNAEAIRSDPASLLRSLDEELPAVDRVVVSDAGVRRMLLVNYLSAVGHARSPGAESPRMDPRAPLGWVDDLVAFRSPWEFKLEEIDPSLPVLLWHGEHDVFAPLSHFRYLERHVPSARAVLQPSVAHFAALPAMPQVLAWVRDRAREVRSAVAPVPGR comes from the coding sequence GTGGTCGGAAGTGTCGAGGTGCCGGTCCGTGAGCAGGGCGGTCCGGGGCGGCCCAGGACCCTCGTCTACCAGACGTGGGGCGACGAGGACGCGCACCCCGTCTTCCTGCTGCACGGAACTCCCGGCAGCCGGCTCGGTCCCCGGCCCCGCACCTTCGACCTGCACAAGCTCGGTGTCCGTCTGATCGCCTACGACCGTCCCGGCTACGGCGACTCCGACCGGGCCCCGGGACGTACGGTCGCCGACGCCGCCGCGGACGTCGACGCGATCGCGCGGCGGCTGGGGCTGGAGCGCTACTCGGTGGTGGGCCGGTCCGGCGGTGGCCCGCACGCGCTGGCGTCGGCCGCGATCAACCCCGGAGGGCGGGTGGCGAGCGCGGCCGCCCTGGTCTCGACCGCTCCACCGGACGCGGACGGCGCGGAGCTGGACTGGTTCGCGGACATGTCACCGTCGAACGTCGCCACGTACGAGCTGCTCGACCGTAGCGCGCCCGATGTGGCGGAGCTGGGCGCCCTGCTGGCGCGCAACGCCGAGGCCATCCGCAGCGATCCGGCCTCGCTGCTGCGGTCGCTGGACGAGGAACTGCCCGCGGTGGACCGGGTCGTGGTCTCGGACGCCGGGGTGCGACGGATGCTGCTGGTCAACTATCTGTCGGCGGTCGGGCACGCCCGCTCCCCAGGCGCGGAGTCCCCGCGGATGGATCCGCGGGCGCCGCTGGGCTGGGTGGACGACCTGGTCGCCTTCCGCTCGCCGTGGGAGTTCAAGCTGGAGGAGATCGACCCGTCGCTGCCCGTGCTGCTCTGGCACGGCGAGCACGACGTCTTCGCGCCCCTGTCCCACTTCCGCTACCTCGAACGGCACGTTCCGTCCGCCCGGGCGGTGCTTCAGCCGTCGGTGGCGCATTTCGCGGCCCTGCCGGCCATGCCGCAGGTCCTCGCCTGGGTGCGCGACCGGGCCCGGGAGGTCAGATCGGCGGTGGCTCCAGTTCCAGGCAGGTGA
- the fsxC gene encoding FxsC protein, protein MPLFFLSYSHVPVHRTGRSPDFDRLVFRFFDDLCAHLAAAGGPEGEAAGFVERSATPAEETLRALADCRVFVPLYAKRYFTDPKCGRHWTAATTRPPPGGPAFVPVLWTPYPPSALPRAAQYDLPAMPEGGGEAEEEYAATGLHQMLQLGTELGDAQAADRAGRITAWLARRVLHAAATVPAPPEDQGLPSPLTDLDNAFAAPPPAPPPLRITVLAPTEDQLPIGRDESRYGPAPEDWRPYGPALGPLADQVRALARNLGFAPDLVAFDKPRAELRSAAVPDAPWILVVDPWALENPRIAAQAKEFDAARRPWTAVLSVLPEDDPQTKEGSERLERLLHTCFPRFLREGRTGEQNAVRGRLPDPDVFALWFSELAESAKMRYLRYIHSQLSTGGNGAGDRTEGRS, encoded by the coding sequence ATGCCGCTCTTCTTCCTCAGCTACTCGCACGTGCCGGTGCACCGCACGGGCCGCAGCCCCGACTTCGACCGGCTCGTCTTCCGCTTCTTCGACGACCTGTGCGCCCACCTCGCCGCCGCCGGCGGGCCGGAGGGAGAGGCGGCCGGGTTCGTCGAGCGGTCCGCGACACCGGCCGAGGAGACCCTGCGGGCCCTCGCCGACTGCCGTGTCTTCGTCCCCCTCTACGCGAAGCGGTATTTCACCGACCCGAAGTGCGGTCGGCACTGGACCGCGGCCACCACCCGGCCACCACCCGGCGGCCCGGCCTTCGTACCGGTGCTGTGGACGCCGTACCCGCCCTCCGCGCTGCCCCGCGCGGCCCAGTACGACCTGCCCGCGATGCCCGAGGGCGGCGGTGAGGCGGAGGAGGAGTACGCCGCCACGGGTCTGCACCAGATGCTCCAGCTCGGCACGGAACTCGGCGACGCGCAGGCCGCCGACCGGGCGGGCCGGATCACCGCCTGGCTCGCCCGCCGCGTCCTGCACGCCGCCGCCACCGTCCCCGCACCGCCCGAGGACCAGGGCCTGCCGTCCCCGCTGACCGACCTGGACAACGCGTTCGCCGCCCCGCCACCCGCCCCGCCGCCGCTGCGGATCACCGTCCTCGCCCCTACCGAGGACCAACTCCCCATCGGCCGGGACGAGTCGCGCTACGGCCCGGCGCCGGAGGACTGGCGGCCCTACGGCCCCGCCCTCGGCCCGCTCGCCGACCAGGTACGGGCGCTGGCCCGCAACCTCGGCTTCGCTCCCGACTTGGTGGCCTTCGACAAGCCCCGCGCCGAACTGCGCAGCGCGGCCGTCCCGGACGCCCCCTGGATCCTCGTGGTCGATCCCTGGGCTCTGGAGAATCCCCGGATCGCCGCCCAGGCGAAGGAGTTCGACGCCGCACGGCGACCGTGGACGGCCGTGCTGAGCGTGCTCCCCGAGGACGATCCGCAGACCAAGGAAGGGTCCGAGCGGCTGGAGCGGTTGTTGCACACCTGCTTTCCCCGTTTCCTGCGCGAGGGCCGCACGGGGGAGCAGAATGCCGTCCGAGGCCGCCTGCCCGACCCGGACGTGTTCGCACTGTGGTTCAGCGAACTCGCCGAGTCCGCCAAGATGCGCTATTTGCGATACATTCACTCGCAATTGTCCACCGGGGGAAACGGCGCCGGGGACCGCACGGAGGGCAGGTCATGA
- the fxsA gene encoding FxSxx-COOH cyclophane-containing RiPP peptide yields MDSPVNSYERQPAATSMVEDFQDTPLDEVPEAAIRAALARTLPGEEEPVAAFQSSLL; encoded by the coding sequence GTGGACAGCCCTGTGAACAGCTACGAACGGCAGCCCGCGGCCACGAGCATGGTCGAGGACTTCCAGGACACCCCGTTGGACGAGGTGCCGGAGGCCGCCATCAGGGCGGCACTGGCCAGGACGCTCCCCGGCGAGGAGGAGCCCGTGGCCGCGTTCCAGTCCTCGCTGCTCTGA
- a CDS encoding PPOX class F420-dependent oxidoreductase — protein MSKPPLPDAAVAMLRKANPAVVTTLRADGQPVSTATWYLWDEGRVLVNMDESRKRLAHLRNDPRVTLTVLDESDWYSHVTLIGRVAELCDDEDLTDIDRLSQHYLGRPYADREHPRVSAYIEIDRWHGWGGYRDNTGPAT, from the coding sequence ATGTCGAAGCCGCCGCTTCCGGACGCCGCCGTGGCCATGCTGCGCAAGGCGAACCCGGCCGTCGTCACCACCCTGCGCGCCGACGGCCAGCCCGTGTCCACCGCGACCTGGTACCTGTGGGACGAGGGCCGGGTACTGGTCAACATGGACGAGAGCCGCAAGCGCCTCGCCCACCTGCGCAACGACCCCCGGGTCACCCTCACGGTGCTCGACGAGTCCGACTGGTACAGCCACGTCACCCTGATCGGGCGGGTGGCGGAACTGTGCGACGACGAGGACCTGACCGACATCGACCGGCTCTCCCAGCACTACCTGGGCCGGCCCTACGCCGACCGCGAGCACCCCCGCGTCAGCGCGTACATCGAGATCGACCGCTGGCACGGCTGGGGCGGCTACCGCGACAACACCGGGCCGGCAACCTGA